Within bacterium, the genomic segment AGAACAATTTCCTTGTATGGCGCAGTGACGTTTAGTCCTGTAAAACCTTCCTGAAAGCAACGCTCGAGCATATCCGCAAGTTGTACGCGTTCTATATCAAACACTTCATACTCACCTTGCATACCGTAATGCGTAAGCGCTGCCTGATGTAATTTTTGCGAAAGCGAATGTGCAATGTTCTCGCCAAGCAAACCGAGTTTCATCTTACCGCTCCTGTCAACGCTTGGAGTTCTGAAAAAAATGTCGGGTAGGATATTGCGGCACACTCTGCGCCAAGCAACGTTGTTTCACCG encodes:
- a CDS encoding shikimate dehydrogenase, whose translation is MKLGLLGENIAHSLSQKLHQAALTHYGMQGEYEVFDIERVQLADMLERCFQEGFTGLNVTAPYKEIVL